The Caldicellulosiruptor obsidiansis OB47 genome segment TCTTGTCTACTTCCAATTTCACAACAGTTTTGCCGGCATATACAGGGGATATAAAAACCAATAACCACAAAACTGTAAATATAAAAAGGAAATATTTTTTATTTTTCATAAGCTATCTTCCTTCTTGCATGAAAGAATATAGACTTAATTCTAACAGATTATATACCCATTTTAAAGTAAATTTAAACCAAATCATTTTCAGTATATATCTTGAGTACATTTTTGACTCTTGCTACTATATGTTCTCTGATATGCTCCGGGTGTGTTACAACAACATTTTTGCCTAAATATAGTATCCTTGATATTATCTCTGCCTCTTCAAAGTTATAATAAAAGATTTTTATCTCATGTTTGTTTTTTTCTTTCAAAAATCGCGCACTTTTTTCAAAGGCTGAAAAAATGCAAAATGACTTTTCCAGAGCATTTCTGGTATTTTCAACTTCTAAAACTATAGGTTCTTTTGCCCTTGAGTTTTTTAAATATTCTTCATACTCTTTTAAAATCTTTTCTCTATCAAAATTGTCACTGTCATATCTGATGCCCTCAAGATTTTGAATTATACACTTCGAAAAGTTTTTTTGTTCAACAGAGTAAAATATGACATAGAACATATCATCCTTAAGTGAATATTGTATCTTAACAGGAATACCTTTGACTTCTTTAAAAATAATCCCATGTCTAGTTTTATATGTATATATCAATAGTTTTTTCTCAAGAATGCTCTTTATAATCATCTTTATCTTTGGTGATAATTCTTTTATATCTTCTCTGCTCAAAATCTTTGAATAGTTCTTGGGCACAATTATATTTGAATCAATCTGCGGCATAGTACTTTTTAGTCTTTCTA includes the following:
- a CDS encoding WYL domain-containing protein; translated protein: MEVFLELKSTFYKALEEIINIAYKKGEISQKEIYDILTKHNCNFPELEKRLFAKNKRYQKNIYVLKKQDEKVYSLRINSDILPYVTNLEIMWLKFIMSSRYASLFLEENTIKKIERLKSTMPQIDSNIIVPKNYSKILSREDIKELSPKIKMIIKSILEKKLLIYTYKTRHGIIFKEVKGIPVKIQYSLKDDMFYVIFYSVEQKNFSKCIIQNLEGIRYDSDNFDREKILKEYEEYLKNSRAKEPIVLEVENTRNALEKSFCIFSAFEKSARFLKEKNKHEIKIFYYNFEEAEIISRILYLGKNVVVTHPEHIREHIVARVKNVLKIYTENDLV